In Brevundimonas sp. SGAir0440, one DNA window encodes the following:
- a CDS encoding M1 family metallopeptidase codes for MTRKALGLVSALALAAAMGLSACSTTTGGSAMTPPAIAPAPGPEAVDVHTHARPEIARVVDVALDLTADFNAKTLAGTATLDILAIPGANEIVLDIRDLDIQDVRDAAGQPLRYVVGDSDPILGQPLTVYFPAFAANERRKITIRYSTRPNAAALQWLNPSQTAGGQKPYLFSQGQAILTRTWVPTQDSPGIRQTYSARITAPEDLTVVMSADHLTPNGERALNGMKTWRFRMDNPIPPYLIALGVGDIAFAPFDGRTGVWTEPSRLRAAQWELEPTAQMVTAAEKLYGPYRWGRYDLLVLPPSFPFGGMENPKLTFATPTIIAGDRSLVSLVAHELAHSWSGNLVTNATWNDFWLNEGFTVYFENRIMESVYGHDRAMQEQVLGWDSLQDTLKSLPAADTRLHLDLKGRDPDDGMNDIAYEKGALFLRTIERTVGRDRFDAWLRGYFDRNAYRPMTTAMFLQDIRDNLIKGDAALESQLQMDAWVYQPGLPSNAVAPVSHAFEPVDAAAVAFFKDKGPASAIPWADWNTQQRQRFLGWRPEGLRTGADWLTTAQLADLERTLNLANEGNAELTFAWLQIALAHRYQPSVATAEKFLTSQGRRKFVLPLFQTLWNEGDWGRGNARRIYAEARPLYHPVTSGSVDQLVGRP; via the coding sequence ATGACGCGCAAAGCGCTCGGTCTCGTCTCCGCCCTCGCCCTGGCCGCCGCCATGGGTCTGAGCGCCTGCTCCACCACGACGGGAGGGTCGGCCATGACCCCGCCCGCCATCGCCCCGGCGCCCGGTCCCGAGGCGGTGGACGTCCACACCCACGCCCGGCCCGAGATCGCCCGCGTCGTCGATGTGGCCTTGGACCTGACCGCCGACTTCAACGCCAAGACCCTGGCGGGCACGGCGACCCTGGACATCCTGGCGATCCCGGGCGCCAACGAGATCGTGCTGGATATCCGCGATCTGGACATTCAGGATGTGCGCGACGCGGCGGGCCAGCCGCTGCGCTATGTCGTCGGCGACAGCGACCCGATCCTGGGCCAGCCGCTGACGGTCTATTTCCCGGCCTTCGCCGCCAATGAGCGACGCAAGATCACCATCCGCTATTCCACCCGTCCGAATGCGGCGGCGCTGCAGTGGCTGAACCCCAGCCAGACGGCGGGCGGACAGAAGCCCTATCTGTTCAGCCAGGGCCAGGCGATCCTGACCCGCACCTGGGTGCCGACCCAGGACAGCCCCGGCATCCGCCAGACCTATTCGGCCCGCATCACCGCGCCTGAAGACCTGACGGTGGTCATGAGCGCCGATCACCTGACGCCCAACGGCGAGCGGGCCTTAAACGGGATGAAGACCTGGCGCTTCCGGATGGACAATCCGATCCCGCCCTATCTGATCGCGCTGGGCGTCGGCGATATCGCCTTTGCGCCGTTCGACGGCCGCACCGGGGTCTGGACCGAGCCCAGCCGCCTGCGCGCCGCCCAGTGGGAGCTGGAGCCGACCGCCCAGATGGTGACGGCGGCCGAGAAGCTGTACGGCCCGTATCGCTGGGGCCGCTACGACCTTCTGGTCCTGCCGCCCTCCTTCCCGTTCGGCGGGATGGAGAACCCGAAGCTGACCTTCGCCACCCCGACCATCATCGCCGGCGATCGCTCGCTGGTGTCGCTGGTCGCGCACGAACTGGCGCACTCTTGGTCGGGCAATCTGGTCACCAATGCGACCTGGAACGATTTCTGGCTGAACGAGGGTTTCACCGTCTATTTCGAGAACCGGATCATGGAGTCGGTCTATGGCCATGACCGCGCCATGCAGGAGCAGGTGCTGGGCTGGGACAGCCTTCAGGACACGCTGAAGTCCCTGCCGGCGGCGGACACCCGCTTGCATCTGGACCTGAAGGGCCGCGATCCCGACGACGGCATGAACGACATCGCCTATGAGAAGGGCGCCCTGTTCCTGCGGACCATCGAACGCACCGTCGGGCGGGATCGGTTCGACGCGTGGTTGCGCGGCTATTTCGACCGCAACGCCTATCGTCCCATGACCACGGCGATGTTCCTGCAGGACATCCGCGACAACCTGATCAAGGGCGACGCGGCGCTGGAAAGCCAGCTGCAGATGGACGCGTGGGTCTATCAGCCCGGCCTGCCGTCCAACGCCGTCGCGCCGGTGTCCCACGCCTTCGAGCCGGTGGATGCGGCCGCCGTGGCCTTCTTCAAGGACAAGGGGCCGGCCTCGGCCATTCCGTGGGCGGACTGGAACACCCAGCAGCGGCAGCGCTTCCTGGGCTGGCGTCCCGAGGGTCTGCGGACGGGGGCCGACTGGCTGACGACCGCGCAGCTGGCCGATCTGGAGCGCACGCTGAATCTGGCGAACGAAGGCAACGCCGAACTGACCTTCGCCTGGCTGCAGATCGCCCTGGCCCATCGCTATCAGCCGTCTGTGGCCACGGCCGAGAAGTTCCTGACCAGCCAGGGCCGTCGCAAGTTCGTCCTGCCGCTGTTCCAGACCCTGTGGAACGAGGGCGACTGGGGTCGGGGCAACGCGCGGCGCATCTACGCCGAGGCCCGGCCGCTCTATCACCCGGTCACCAGCGGTTCGGTCGATCAGCTGGTCGGACGGCCTTAA
- a CDS encoding complex I NDUFA9 subunit family protein, translating into MADLAPGVVTLFGGSGFIGSQAVRALARRGWRIRVAVRNPVLAIEIQPLGDPGQIQFMRCDITNPADVAQAVRGADAVVNLVGVLHDAGGKRGFDAVHTEAAKTIAEAAKAAGVARLVQISAIGADAASPSAYGRTKAQAEAAVRAVYPDAVILRPSLVFGAGDSFLNRFAAMATMAPALPLIGGGETRFQPVYVGDVAEAIARGVTRADAAGRTYELGGPSLYTFREVLELVRRETGRDRMLVSVPFIVAKPLGSLLQLSRFVGLTPPLTRDQVLMLEKDNVVAADAFGLSDLGIDHPAGMAAIAPSYLWRYRVGGQFAEAPAH; encoded by the coding sequence ATGGCTGACCTCGCCCCCGGCGTCGTGACCCTCTTCGGAGGTTCGGGCTTTATCGGGTCGCAGGCGGTGCGCGCCCTGGCGCGTCGCGGCTGGCGCATTCGGGTCGCCGTGCGCAACCCGGTCCTGGCGATCGAAATCCAGCCGCTGGGCGATCCCGGCCAGATCCAGTTCATGCGCTGCGACATCACCAACCCGGCGGATGTGGCGCAGGCCGTGCGCGGCGCGGACGCCGTCGTCAATCTGGTCGGCGTGCTGCATGACGCAGGCGGCAAGCGCGGTTTCGACGCCGTTCACACCGAGGCGGCCAAGACCATCGCCGAGGCCGCAAAGGCGGCGGGCGTTGCGCGCCTGGTCCAGATCTCGGCCATCGGCGCCGACGCCGCCAGCCCTTCGGCCTATGGCCGCACCAAGGCCCAGGCCGAGGCGGCCGTGCGCGCCGTCTATCCGGATGCGGTGATCCTGCGTCCGTCGCTGGTGTTCGGCGCGGGCGACAGCTTCCTCAATCGCTTCGCCGCCATGGCGACGATGGCCCCGGCCCTGCCGCTGATCGGCGGCGGCGAGACCCGGTTCCAGCCGGTCTATGTCGGCGATGTCGCCGAGGCCATCGCGCGCGGCGTGACCCGCGCGGACGCGGCCGGCCGCACCTATGAACTGGGCGGGCCGAGCCTCTACACCTTCCGCGAGGTGCTGGAGCTGGTGCGTCGTGAGACGGGCCGCGACCGGATGCTGGTTTCGGTGCCCTTCATCGTCGCCAAGCCCCTGGGTTCGCTGCTGCAACTGAGCCGGTTCGTCGGCCTGACCCCGCCGCTGACGCGCGATCAGGTGCTGATGCTGGAGAAGGACAATGTGGTCGCCGCCGATGCGTTCGGCCTCAGCGATCTGGGCATCGACCATCCGGCCGGCATGGCGGCGATCGCCCCGTCCTATCTGTGGCGCTACCGCGTCGGCGGCCAGTTCGCCGAAGCGCCCGCCCACTAA
- a CDS encoding DUF488 family protein codes for MKLFTIGYEGATQADVIARLKTAGVQTLIDVRAVAASRRAGFSKTILGESLKAEGIDYVHLRGLGTPKAGRDAARKGRVDEMRAIFADHLAEPRAQIEYERLKALAADKPVALLCFEADHAGCHRAVLAERLAEETGAAVVDL; via the coding sequence ATGAAGCTTTTCACCATTGGCTACGAGGGCGCGACCCAGGCCGACGTCATCGCGCGGCTGAAGACAGCCGGTGTGCAGACCCTGATCGATGTCCGCGCGGTCGCCGCGTCCCGCCGCGCCGGCTTTTCCAAGACGATCCTGGGCGAGAGCCTGAAGGCCGAAGGGATCGACTATGTCCACCTGCGCGGGCTGGGCACGCCCAAGGCGGGACGTGACGCGGCGCGCAAGGGCCGTGTCGACGAGATGCGCGCCATCTTCGCCGATCACTTGGCCGAGCCCCGGGCGCAGATCGAGTACGAGCGACTAAAGGCGCTGGCGGCCGACAAACCCGTCGCCTTGCTGTGCTTCGAGGCCGACCACGCCGGCTGCCACCGCGCCGTCCTGGCGGAACGACTGGCGGAGGAAACCGGCGCGGCGGTCGTGGATCTCTAG